Genomic DNA from Orcinus orca chromosome 6, mOrcOrc1.1, whole genome shotgun sequence:
GGGCCCCTCTACCTCCAGCAGTCACCCCTACCCCCAGGCTTGGCCTGGCCCTGAACCCGTAGGTCTGCAATCACACAGCCCTGAGGGCTGCAGGGGTCGCGATGGCCCAGCCCTCGTGCAACATGGGAAACCTGCTGGGGAGCCGGCACCTGAAGGCCATGGTCGGGGCCACGGTACAGCCTCTGTGGCCAGAATGACCCCAACGGCAAAAGGGGGCCACGTGACCATGGGCCCAGAGCCCACAGGGCGAGCCTTGGGGGTCGGGGCTCAGGAAGGCTCCGGCCAGCTCAGGCCTCTGCCTTCCAGCACCAGGTGGCAGCCAGCCTAGTCCCGGAGCCAGAGCTGCACCACAGTGGCCCCGAGAATGGCCGTGAGGGTCAGCACCAAAAAGACGACTCCGGCCACCCAGACGCCATAGCTCTGTGCCCGCCACTGGGCGGGCACCTCGGCTGGGATCAGGCTGGTCAGGTTCAGCATGTAGCCCAGCGTCCAGCCGATGTCGGTGCCACCGGCCTGCGGGCCACACGGCCGGTCAGGCTGCAGGCAGCGGCCCGAAGCCCCAACCCCCTCTCGCCCTGAGCCGTCACCTGCTCGCGGAACTCGATGCCGCCCCAGGTCTCCTGGCTGAACCCGTAGCCCTCGAGCAGGAGTGTGAGGATGTACAGGCCCGAGGCACAGTAGTCGCGCAGCTGGCCGTCCTGCCCGGGCGAGCTCGCCTCCACCTGGGGGCCCGGGAGGCCAGGAGCCCCATGAGGCCTCACCTCCTGGGCCCCCAAGGCTGGCCCCCCTCGGAGGCGTGCCCCTGAGTCTCCTGCCTggagccccccagccccccggccACACTGCCTGGGACGGGGTCCCCGCTCGGTGGAGTCTGCAGCCCAGGGAGCTGGGGCCCAGGTGGGGGGCAGGCGGCCCGCATCCACCCACCAGCTTCCAGGGCCTCTGGCAGAACTCCCAGATGGTAGCATTGGCCGTGGCCAGCGGCGGCCTGGAGGTGAGGTTCAGGAAGTGGAAGGTGTGGTAGAAGTTGGagaaggcctgggggagggggtgaagtGCCCGGCAGGGCGCAAGGCGGGGGGCCCAGGATGAGCCAGgttccgccccgccccgccccgccccaccccacctggGGTCCCAGGCGCCCCAAGGGCCCCCTGGGGTCGGGCCCTGGGGCCCCGAGGGGAAGCTTGGCCCCGAGGGCAGGCCGCGGGGGCTCACGTAGAACTGTCCCCGCACGGGGGGCTGGTAGACGCTGTCGAAGGCGCAGTCTCCTCGGCCGTCGCAGCTGGAGAAGTTGAAGAGACCCCGGATGGCGGCGACACAGGCCCCGGGGTTCCCCGTCCCCTCCACAGTGAGGTTCTGGCCGAGATCTCGGGGGGCTGCAGCCTGGACGCAGGGCGACCCGTACAGGGGGGCCAGGGCCAGCGTGCCCCGGTAGCCGCTGTGGTAGCAGGGGTGTCGCACCAGGAGGCTCGGGCTGCTCTGCGGGGAGGGTGGGGGCACCTCTGAGCACCCGCCTGGCAGGGTGCCCCGCCCCCCTCCCGCAGAGCAGCCCACCTGCACCAGCCCGGCCAGGAGCCGGTTCAGCATCTGGTCGCGCCCGAAGCAGAGGTAGCTGTGGGTGTAGACGCTGTGTTCTGTGCCATAGAGGCGGAAGGTGGCCTGGGTGGTGGTGTCCAGGATGGGGCCTCCAGGCACAAAGGTGATCTGGGTGGAGGCCCCACCCATGTCCAGGGCGCCCACCAACGTCCCCTCCAGAGGCTGGATCCATTCTCCGGAGAAGGAGTACTGACCGCAGACAGGGGGCACTGAGTCCTGGGGCCGCGATGACCCCCCCGAGTGCCCCTCCCACCCTGGGGCCGGCCACGATGACCCCCCCGGGCGCCCCTCCCACCCTGGGGCCGTCTGTGGCACCTGCACCAGCAGGCCCAGGACGTAGTTGATGGTGATCCAACCTAAGGCCCCTTCGTCCTGCCCAGCCAGGAGCTCAGCGCCCCAGAAGGCCACGGGAGACCGGCTCAGGGCCTGGCTGACCGCTGCGAAGACGTCCTCCGCCTGAGAGCTGTTCTTCTGGCTGCGCGGAGAGGACAGGCCGCTGGAGCTGGCAGAAGCCACCCCTCCTCCATCCCGCCTGAGCAGGACCACAGCTCTCACACTGCACCCCAGGGACGCGTGCGGGCCCACGCCAGCTCCCACACCTGAGCAGCCTCATGCCGCCTGTGGCCCCCAGGAACATGGGCGTTTGCTGATGCTTGGCCTTTGGGATCAGTGCCAg
This window encodes:
- the NSMF gene encoding NMDA receptor synaptonuclear signaling and neuronal migration factor isoform X5, with protein sequence MGAVASRRRALRSEAMSSVAAKVRAARAFGEYLSQSHPENRNGADHLLADAYSGHDGSPEMQPAPQNKRRLSLISNGRYEDSLPEEAVSGKPAGEGPQPRVYTISGEPALLPGPEAEAIELAVVKGRQQRERHPRHHSQPLRTSPGGSREDVSRPCQSWAGSRQGSRECPGCAQLAPSPSPQAFGLDQPPLPEAASRRKKLERMYSVDRVSDDIPIRTWFPKENLFSFQTATTTMQAVFRGYAERKRRKRENDSASVIQRNFRKHLRMVGSRRVKAQTFAERRERSFSRSWSDPTPMKADTSHDSRDSSDLQSSHCTLGEAFEDLDWETERGLEAVACDTEGFVPPKVMLISSKVPKAEYIPTILRRDDPSIIPILYDHEHATFEDILEEIEKKLNVYHKGAKIWKMLIFCQGGPGHLYLLKNKVATFAKVEKEEDMIHFWKRLSHLMSKVNPEPNVIHVMGCYVLGNPNGEKLFQNLRTLMTPYRVTFESPLELSAQGASPTPMGLTWKERAFTALLGAAAVSGLTTLILFLVEATNVLLPADTKFGIVFDAGSSHTSLFVYQWLANKENDTGVVSQALACRAKGPGISSYASDPAQAGESLQGCLEEALALIPKAKHQQTPMFLGATGGMRLLSQKNSSQAEDVFAAVSQALSRSPVAFWGAELLAGQDEGALGWITINYVLGLLVQVPQTAPGWEGRPGGSSWPAPGWEGHSGGSSRPQDSVPPVCGQYSFSGEWIQPLEGTLVGALDMGGASTQITFVPGGPILDTTTQATFRLYGTEHSVYTHSYLCFGRDQMLNRLLAGLVQVGCSAGGGRGTLPGGCSEVPPPSPQSSPSLLVRHPCYHSGYRGTLALAPLYGSPCVQAAAPRDLGQNLTVEGTGNPGACVAAIRGLFNFSSCDGRGDCAFDSVYQPPVRGQFYAFSNFYHTFHFLNLTSRPPLATANATIWEFCQRPWKLVGGCGPPAPHLGPSSLGCRLHRAGTPSQAVWPGGWGAPGRRLRGTPPRGASLGGPGGEASWGSWPPGPPGGGELARAGRPAARLLCLGPVHPHTPARGLRVQPGDLGRHRVPRAGRWHRHRLDAGLHAEPDQPDPSRGARPVAGTELWRLGGRSRLFGADPHGHSRGHCGAALAPGLGWLPPGAGRQRPELAGAFLSPDPQGSPCGLWAHGHVAPFCRWGHSGHRGCTVAPTMAFRCRLPSRFPMLHEGWAIATPAALRAV
- the NSMF gene encoding NMDA receptor synaptonuclear signaling and neuronal migration factor isoform X10, producing the protein MTSPSVPGSPRKTSSVSRQQPQLCKRSDLQSSHCTLGEAFEDLDWETERGLEAVACDTEGFVPPKVMLISSKVPKAEYIPTILRRDDPSIIPILYDHEHATFEDILEEIEKKLNVYHKGAKIWKMLIFCQGGPGHLYLLKNKVATFAKVEKEEDMIHFWKRLSHLMSKVNPEPNVIHVMGCYVLGNPNGEKLFQNLRTLMTPYRVTFESPLELSAQGASPTPMGLTWKERAFTALLGAAAVSGLTTLILFLVEATNVLLPADTKFGIVFDAGSSHTSLFVYQWLANKENDTGVVSQALACRAKGPGISSYASDPAQAGESLQGCLEEALALIPKAKHQQTPMFLGATGGMRLLSQKNSSQAEDVFAAVSQALSRSPVAFWGAELLAGQDEGALGWITINYVLGLLVQVPQTAPGWEGRPGGSSWPAPGWEGHSGGSSRPQDSVPPVCGQYSFSGEWIQPLEGTLVGALDMGGASTQITFVPGGPILDTTTQATFRLYGTEHSVYTHSYLCFGRDQMLNRLLAGLVQVGCSAGGGRGTLPGGCSEVPPPSPQSSPSLLVRHPCYHSGYRGTLALAPLYGSPCVQAAAPRDLGQNLTVEGTGNPGACVAAIRGLFNFSSCDGRGDCAFDSVYQPPVRGQFYVSPRGLPSGPSFPSGPQGPTPGGPWGAWDPRWGGAGRGGAEPGSSWAPRLAPCRALHPLPQAFSNFYHTFHFLNLTSRPPLATANATIWEFCQRPWKLVGGCGPPAPHLGPSSLGCRLHRAGTPSQAVWPGGWGAPGRRLRGTPPRGASLGGPGGEASWGSWPPGPPGGGELARAGRPAARLLCLGPVHPHTPARGLRVQPGDLGRHRVPRAGRWHRHRLDAGLHAEPDQPDPSRGARPVAGTELWRLGGRSRLFGADPHGHSRGHCGAALAPGLGWLPPGAGRQRPELAGAFLSPDPQGSPCGLWAHGHVAPFCRWGHSGHRGCTVAPTMAFRCRLPSRFPMLHEGWAIATPAALRAV
- the NSMF gene encoding NMDA receptor synaptonuclear signaling and neuronal migration factor isoform X9, whose amino-acid sequence is MTSPSVPGSPRKTSSVSRQQPQLCKPFAERRERSFSRSWSDPTPMKADTSHDSRDSSDLQSSHCTLGEAFEDLDWETERGLEAVACDTEGFVPPKVMLISSKVPKAEYIPTILRRDDPSIIPILYDHEHATFEDILEEIEKKLNVYHKGAKIWKMLIFCQGGPGHLYLLKNKVATFAKVEKEEDMIHFWKRLSHLMSKVNPEPNVIHVMGCYVLGNPNGEKLFQNLRTLMTPYRVTFESPLELSAQGASPTPMGLTWKERAFTALLGAAAVSGLTTLILFLVEATNVLLPADTKFGIVFDAGSSHTSLFVYQWLANKENDTGVVSQALACRAKGPGISSYASDPAQAGESLQGCLEEALALIPKAKHQQTPMFLGATGGMRLLSQKNSSQAEDVFAAVSQALSRSPVAFWGAELLAGQDEGALGWITINYVLGLLVQVPQTAPGWEGRPGGSSWPAPGWEGHSGGSSRPQDSVPPVCGQYSFSGEWIQPLEGTLVGALDMGGASTQITFVPGGPILDTTTQATFRLYGTEHSVYTHSYLCFGRDQMLNRLLAGLVQVGCSAGGGRGTLPGGCSEVPPPSPQSSPSLLVRHPCYHSGYRGTLALAPLYGSPCVQAAAPRDLGQNLTVEGTGNPGACVAAIRGLFNFSSCDGRGDCAFDSVYQPPVRGQFYVSPRGLPSGPSFPSGPQGPTPGGPWGAWDPRWGGAGRGGAEPGSSWAPRLAPCRALHPLPQAFSNFYHTFHFLNLTSRPPLATANATIWEFCQRPWKLVGGCGPPAPHLGPSSLGCRLHRAGTPSQAVWPGGWGAPGRRLRGTPPRGASLGGPGGEASWGSWPPGPPGGGELARAGRPAARLLCLGPVHPHTPARGLRVQPGDLGRHRVPRAGRWHRHRLDAGLHAEPDQPDPSRGARPVAGTELWRLGGRSRLFGADPHGHSRGHCGAALAPGLGWLPPGAGRQRPELAGAFLSPDPQGSPCGLWAHGHVAPFCRWGHSGHRGCTVAPTMAFRCRLPSRFPMLHEGWAIATPAALRAV
- the NSMF gene encoding NMDA receptor synaptonuclear signaling and neuronal migration factor isoform X3, which gives rise to MGAVASRRRALRSEAMSSVAAKVRAARAFGEYLSQSHPENRNGADHLLADAYSGHDGSPEMQPAPQNKRRLSLISNGRYEDSLPEEAVSGKPAGEGPQPRVYTISGEPALLPGPEAEAIELAVVKGRQQRERHPRHHSQPLRTSPGGSREDVSRPCQSWAGSRQGSRECPGCAQLAPSPSPQAFGLDQPPLPEAASRRKKLERMYSVDRVSDDIPIRTWFPKENLFSFQTATTTMQAVFRGYAERKRRKRENDSASVIQRNFRKHLRMVGSRRVKAQSSDLQSSHCTLGEAFEDLDWETERGLEAVACDTEGFVPPKVMLISSKVPKAEYIPTILRRDDPSIIPILYDHEHATFEDILEEIEKKLNVYHKGAKIWKMLIFCQGGPGHLYLLKNKVATFAKVEKEEDMIHFWKRLSHLMSKVNPEPNVIHVMGCYVLGNPNGEKLFQNLRTLMTPYRVTFESPLELSAQGASPTPMGLTWKERAFTALLGAAAVSGLTTLILFLVEATNVLLPADTKFGIVFDAGSSHTSLFVYQWLANKENDTGVVSQALACRAKGPGISSYASDPAQAGESLQGCLEEALALIPKAKHQQTPMFLGATGGMRLLSQKNSSQAEDVFAAVSQALSRSPVAFWGAELLAGQDEGALGWITINYVLGLLVQVPQTAPGWEGRPGGSSWPAPGWEGHSGGSSRPQDSVPPVCGQYSFSGEWIQPLEGTLVGALDMGGASTQITFVPGGPILDTTTQATFRLYGTEHSVYTHSYLCFGRDQMLNRLLAGLVQVGCSAGGGRGTLPGGCSEVPPPSPQSSPSLLVRHPCYHSGYRGTLALAPLYGSPCVQAAAPRDLGQNLTVEGTGNPGACVAAIRGLFNFSSCDGRGDCAFDSVYQPPVRGQFYVSPRGLPSGPSFPSGPQGPTPGGPWGAWDPRWGGAGRGGAEPGSSWAPRLAPCRALHPLPQAFSNFYHTFHFLNLTSRPPLATANATIWEFCQRPWKLVGGCGPPAPHLGPSSLGCRLHRAGTPSQAVWPGGWGAPGRRLRGTPPRGASLGGPGGEASWGSWPPGPPGGGELARAGRPAARLLCLGPVHPHTPARGLRVQPGDLGRHRVPRAGRWHRHRLDAGLHAEPDQPDPSRGARPVAGTELWRLGGRSRLFGADPHGHSRGHCGAALAPGLGWLPPGAGRQRPELAGAFLSPDPQGSPCGLWAHGHVAPFCRWGHSGHRGCTVAPTMAFRCRLPSRFPMLHEGWAIATPAALRAV
- the NSMF gene encoding NMDA receptor synaptonuclear signaling and neuronal migration factor isoform X4: MGAVASRRRALRSEAMSSVAAKVRAARAFGEYLSQSHPENRNGADHLLADAYSGHDGSPEMQPAPQNKRRLSLISNGRYEDSLPEEAVSGKPAGEGPQPRVYTISGEPALLPGPEAEAIELAVVKGRQQRERHPRHHSQPLRTSPGGSREDVSRPCQSWAGSRQGSRECPGCAQLAPSPSPQAFGLDQPPLPEAASRRKKLERMYSVDRVSDDIPIRTWFPKENLFSFQTATTTMQANFRKHLRMVGSRRVKAQSSDLQSSHCTLGEAFEDLDWETERGLEAVACDTEGFVPPKVMLISSKVPKAEYIPTILRRDDPSIIPILYDHEHATFEDILEEIEKKLNVYHKGAKIWKMLIFCQGGPGHLYLLKNKVATFAKVEKEEDMIHFWKRLSHLMSKVNPEPNVIHVMGCYVLGNPNGEKLFQNLRTLMTPYRVTFESPLELSAQGASPTPMGLTWKERAFTALLGAAAVSGLTTLILFLVEATNVLLPADTKFGIVFDAGSSHTSLFVYQWLANKENDTGVVSQALACRAKGPGISSYASDPAQAGESLQGCLEEALALIPKAKHQQTPMFLGATGGMRLLSQKNSSQAEDVFAAVSQALSRSPVAFWGAELLAGQDEGALGWITINYVLGLLVQVPQTAPGWEGRPGGSSWPAPGWEGHSGGSSRPQDSVPPVCGQYSFSGEWIQPLEGTLVGALDMGGASTQITFVPGGPILDTTTQATFRLYGTEHSVYTHSYLCFGRDQMLNRLLAGLVQVGCSAGGGRGTLPGGCSEVPPPSPQSSPSLLVRHPCYHSGYRGTLALAPLYGSPCVQAAAPRDLGQNLTVEGTGNPGACVAAIRGLFNFSSCDGRGDCAFDSVYQPPVRGQFYVSPRGLPSGPSFPSGPQGPTPGGPWGAWDPRWGGAGRGGAEPGSSWAPRLAPCRALHPLPQAFSNFYHTFHFLNLTSRPPLATANATIWEFCQRPWKLVGGCGPPAPHLGPSSLGCRLHRAGTPSQAVWPGGWGAPGRRLRGTPPRGASLGGPGGEASWGSWPPGPPGGGELARAGRPAARLLCLGPVHPHTPARGLRVQPGDLGRHRVPRAGRWHRHRLDAGLHAEPDQPDPSRGARPVAGTELWRLGGRSRLFGADPHGHSRGHCGAALAPGLGWLPPGAGRQRPELAGAFLSPDPQGSPCGLWAHGHVAPFCRWGHSGHRGCTVAPTMAFRCRLPSRFPMLHEGWAIATPAALRAV
- the NSMF gene encoding NMDA receptor synaptonuclear signaling and neuronal migration factor isoform X1, whose amino-acid sequence is MGAVASRRRALRSEAMSSVAAKVRAARAFGEYLSQSHPENRNGADHLLADAYSGHDGSPEMQPAPQNKRRLSLISNGRYEDSLPEEAVSGKPAGEGPQPRVYTISGEPALLPGPEAEAIELAVVKGRQQRERHPRHHSQPLRTSPGGSREDVSRPCQSWAGSRQGSRECPGCAQLAPSPSPQAFGLDQPPLPEAASRRKKLERMYSVDRVSDDIPIRTWFPKENLFSFQTATTTMQAVFRGYAERKRRKRENDSASVIQRNFRKHLRMVGSRRVKAQTFAERRERSFSRSWSDPTPMKADTSHDSRDSSDLQSSHCTLGEAFEDLDWETERGLEAVACDTEGFVPPKVMLISSKVPKAEYIPTILRRDDPSIIPILYDHEHATFEDILEEIEKKLNVYHKGAKIWKMLIFCQGGPGHLYLLKNKVATFAKVEKEEDMIHFWKRLSHLMSKVNPEPNVIHVMGCYVLGNPNGEKLFQNLRTLMTPYRVTFESPLELSAQGASPTPMGLTWKERAFTALLGAAAVSGLTTLILFLVEATNVLLPADTKFGIVFDAGSSHTSLFVYQWLANKENDTGVVSQALACRAKGPGISSYASDPAQAGESLQGCLEEALALIPKAKHQQTPMFLGATGGMRLLSQKNSSQAEDVFAAVSQALSRSPVAFWGAELLAGQDEGALGWITINYVLGLLVQVPQTAPGWEGRPGGSSWPAPGWEGHSGGSSRPQDSVPPVCGQYSFSGEWIQPLEGTLVGALDMGGASTQITFVPGGPILDTTTQATFRLYGTEHSVYTHSYLCFGRDQMLNRLLAGLVQVGCSAGGGRGTLPGGCSEVPPPSPQSSPSLLVRHPCYHSGYRGTLALAPLYGSPCVQAAAPRDLGQNLTVEGTGNPGACVAAIRGLFNFSSCDGRGDCAFDSVYQPPVRGQFYVSPRGLPSGPSFPSGPQGPTPGGPWGAWDPRWGGAGRGGAEPGSSWAPRLAPCRALHPLPQAFSNFYHTFHFLNLTSRPPLATANATIWEFCQRPWKLVGGCGPPAPHLGPSSLGCRLHRAGTPSQAVWPGGWGAPGRRLRGTPPRGASLGGPGGEASWGSWPPGPPGGGELARAGRPAARLLCLGPVHPHTPARGLRVQPGDLGRHRVPRAGRWHRHRLDAGLHAEPDQPDPSRGARPVAGTELWRLGGRSRLFGADPHGHSRGHCGAALAPGLGWLPPGAGRQRPELAGAFLSPDPQGSPCGLWAHGHVAPFCRWGHSGHRGCTVAPTMAFRCRLPSRFPMLHEGWAIATPAALRAV
- the NSMF gene encoding NMDA receptor synaptonuclear signaling and neuronal migration factor isoform X2 translates to MGAVASRRRALRSEAMSSVAAKVRAARAFGEYLSQSHPENRNGADHLLADAYSGHDGSPEMQPAPQNKRRLSLISNGRYEDSLPEEAVSGKPAGEGPQPRVYTISGEPALLPGPEAEAIELAVVKGRQQRERHPRHHSQPLRTSPGGSREDVSRPCQSWAGSRQGSRECPGCAQLAPSPSPQAFGLDQPPLPEAASRRKKLERMYSVDRVSDDIPIRTWFPKENLFSFQTATTTMQANFRKHLRMVGSRRVKAQTFAERRERSFSRSWSDPTPMKADTSHDSRDSSDLQSSHCTLGEAFEDLDWETERGLEAVACDTEGFVPPKVMLISSKVPKAEYIPTILRRDDPSIIPILYDHEHATFEDILEEIEKKLNVYHKGAKIWKMLIFCQGGPGHLYLLKNKVATFAKVEKEEDMIHFWKRLSHLMSKVNPEPNVIHVMGCYVLGNPNGEKLFQNLRTLMTPYRVTFESPLELSAQGASPTPMGLTWKERAFTALLGAAAVSGLTTLILFLVEATNVLLPADTKFGIVFDAGSSHTSLFVYQWLANKENDTGVVSQALACRAKGPGISSYASDPAQAGESLQGCLEEALALIPKAKHQQTPMFLGATGGMRLLSQKNSSQAEDVFAAVSQALSRSPVAFWGAELLAGQDEGALGWITINYVLGLLVQVPQTAPGWEGRPGGSSWPAPGWEGHSGGSSRPQDSVPPVCGQYSFSGEWIQPLEGTLVGALDMGGASTQITFVPGGPILDTTTQATFRLYGTEHSVYTHSYLCFGRDQMLNRLLAGLVQVGCSAGGGRGTLPGGCSEVPPPSPQSSPSLLVRHPCYHSGYRGTLALAPLYGSPCVQAAAPRDLGQNLTVEGTGNPGACVAAIRGLFNFSSCDGRGDCAFDSVYQPPVRGQFYVSPRGLPSGPSFPSGPQGPTPGGPWGAWDPRWGGAGRGGAEPGSSWAPRLAPCRALHPLPQAFSNFYHTFHFLNLTSRPPLATANATIWEFCQRPWKLVGGCGPPAPHLGPSSLGCRLHRAGTPSQAVWPGGWGAPGRRLRGTPPRGASLGGPGGEASWGSWPPGPPGGGELARAGRPAARLLCLGPVHPHTPARGLRVQPGDLGRHRVPRAGRWHRHRLDAGLHAEPDQPDPSRGARPVAGTELWRLGGRSRLFGADPHGHSRGHCGAALAPGLGWLPPGAGRQRPELAGAFLSPDPQGSPCGLWAHGHVAPFCRWGHSGHRGCTVAPTMAFRCRLPSRFPMLHEGWAIATPAALRAV
- the NSMF gene encoding NMDA receptor synaptonuclear signaling and neuronal migration factor isoform X6 gives rise to the protein MGAVASRRRALRSEAMSSVAAKVRAARAFGEYLSQSHPENRNGADHLLADAYSGHDGSPEMQPAPQNKRRLSLISNGRYEDSLPEEAVSGKPAGEGPQPRVYTISGEPALLPGPEAEAIELAVVKGRQQRERHPRHHSQPLRTSPGGSREDVSRPCQSWAGSRQGSRECPGCAQLAPSPSPQAFGLDQPPLPEAASRRKKLERMYSVDRVSDDIPIRTWFPKENLFSFQTATTTMQAVFRGYAERKRRKRENDSASVIQRNFRKHLRMVGSRRVKAQTFAERRERSFSRSWSDPTPMKADTSHDSRDSSDLQSSHCTLGEAFEDLDWETERGLEAVACDTEGFVPPKVMLISSKVPKAEYIPTILRRDDPSIIPILYDHEHATFEDILEEIEKKLNVYHKGAKIWKMLIFCQGGPGHLYLLKNKVATFAKVEKEEDMIHFWKRLSHLMSKVNPEPNVIHVMGCYVLGNPNGEKLFQNLRTLMTPYRVTFESPLELSAQGPGISSYASDPAQAGESLQGCLEEALALIPKAKHQQTPMFLGATGGMRLLSQKNSSQAEDVFAAVSQALSRSPVAFWGAELLAGQDEGALGWITINYVLGLLVQVPQTAPGWEGRPGGSSWPAPGWEGHSGGSSRPQDSVPPVCGQYSFSGEWIQPLEGTLVGALDMGGASTQITFVPGGPILDTTTQATFRLYGTEHSVYTHSYLCFGRDQMLNRLLAGLVQVGCSAGGGRGTLPGGCSEVPPPSPQSSPSLLVRHPCYHSGYRGTLALAPLYGSPCVQAAAPRDLGQNLTVEGTGNPGACVAAIRGLFNFSSCDGRGDCAFDSVYQPPVRGQFYVSPRGLPSGPSFPSGPQGPTPGGPWGAWDPRWGGAGRGGAEPGSSWAPRLAPCRALHPLPQAFSNFYHTFHFLNLTSRPPLATANATIWEFCQRPWKLVGGCGPPAPHLGPSSLGCRLHRAGTPSQAVWPGGWGAPGRRLRGTPPRGASLGGPGGEASWGSWPPGPPGGGELARAGRPAARLLCLGPVHPHTPARGLRVQPGDLGRHRVPRAGRWHRHRLDAGLHAEPDQPDPSRGARPVAGTELWRLGGRSRLFGADPHGHSRGHCGAALAPGLGWLPPGAGRQRPELAGAFLSPDPQGSPCGLWAHGHVAPFCRWGHSGHRGCTVAPTMAFRCRLPSRFPMLHEGWAIATPAALRAV